From the Agromyces laixinhei genome, the window TGCGGTGAGCGCCTCATGCCATGGCCGCAGCGGGGTGATGCCGGCGGCGTTCCAGGCGTCGTGGCCGAGCACCGAATAGGCGGGCCGTGCTGCCGGGCGCACGAACGCGCTGCTGTCGGTCGGCCTGATCCGCTCGGGGTCGAGCCCGGCCCCTTCGAGCACCGCTCGCGCGAACCCGAACCAAGTCGTCTCGTCGGAGTTCGTGCCGTGGTAGATTCCAGCCGGAGCATCGGCGTCGATCATGGCGACGAGCTGTGCCGCGAGATCGGCAGTCCAGGTGGGTTGGCCGAGCTGATCGTCGACGACCGACCAGGTGTCTTTCGACTCGGCGAGCTTCAGCATCGTGGCACCGAAGTTCGGCCCGTGGGCGCCGTACAGCCATGCGGTGCGTACGACGAAGGTACCGTCGGGGTGGCGTTCGAGCGCGAGCTCCTCGCCCGCGGCCTTGGTCCGCCCGTACGCGTTGATCGGGTCGCGCGGGCGGTTCTCGGCATAGGGCGTCGTGGCGTTGCCGTCGAACACGTAGTCCGTCGAGATCGTCACGAATCGGGCGCCGTGGTCGGCGCATGCCGTCGCGAGGTTCGCCGGGCCGGTCGCGTTCACCGCGAAGGCGACATCTTCATGCGACTCGGCGTCATCGACCTTCGTGTACGCCGCGCAGTTCAGCACGACGTCGTGGCCGCGTACCGCGGCCGAGACCGCCGAGGCATCGGTCACATCGAGGTCGGTGCGGCCGAGCGCAGTGACATCGCGGCCCGCGAGCACCGCCTGCAGGTCTCGTCCGAGCATTCCGGATGCCCCGGTGATCATGTAGCGCATCGCGCTATTGTCCCTGCGCCTTGTAGCGCGCCTCGGTCGCGTTCTTCTGGGGTGCCCACCACGCCTCGTTGTCGCGGTACCACGCGATCGTGTCGGCCAAGCCGGACTCGAAGTCTGCGAACTGGGGCTGCCACCCGAGTTCCGTGCGCAAGCGGGTCGAGTCGATCGCGTACCGAAGGTCGTGGCCGGGCCGGTCGACGACGTGGTCGTAGGCATCGGCCGCCTGCCCGAGGTGGGTGAGGATCAGTTCGACGACGTCCTTGTTGTTCCGCTCGCCGTCCGCGCCGATGAGGTACGTCTCACCGAGCTCGCCCCGGTCGAGGATCGTGAGCACAGCGGAGGAATGGTCGTTGGCGTGGATCCAGTCGCGCACGTTCTCGCCCGTGCCGTAGAGCTTGGGCCGCTCGCCGCGCAGCACGTTCGTGATCTGGCGCGGAATGAACTTCTCGACGTGCTGGTACGGACCGTAATTGTTCGAGCAGTTCGAGATCGTCGCACGCACGCCGAATGACCGCACCCAGGCCCGCACGAGCAGGTCGCTGCCTGCCTTGGTCGACGAGTACGGGCTCGACGGGTTGTAGGGCGTCGATTCGGTGAACCTCGCAGGGTCGTCGAGTTCGAGGTCTCCGTACACCTCGTCGGTGGAGATGTGGTGCAAGCGCATGTCATGCTTGCGCGCCGCCTCGAGCAGCGTGTACGTGCCGATGATGTTCGTCTCGAGGAACGGCCTGGGGTTGTCGAGTGAGTTGTCGTTGTGGCTCTCAGCGGCGTAGTGCACGACCGCGTCGTGCTCTACGAACAGTTCGTCGACGAGCGCCGCGTCCTGGATGTCGCCCTTGACGAAGCGGAAGCGATTCTCGGGCAGCCCTTCGAGGGAGGCGAGATTGCCGGCGTATGTGAGGCTGTCGAGCACTGTCACCGAGTGGTCGGTGTTCGCGAGCACGTGGTGCACGAAATTGGAGCCGATGAAGCCGGCACCGCCGGTCACGAGGATTCTCATGGAAGTGGGTGTCTCCTGACGATGTGTGGGGCAGCCCACCGAGTCTATCCGGACGCGGCTGGGAAGGGCCGTCGAGCTTCGCGCGCGCAACACCTATGCTGTTCCACAGGACTCGGATCAAGGATGCTCATGACGATGCTCGACGACGACCCCACCCGTCAATGCGCTGTGACGTCTGTTTCTGCCTGGCTCAGCCCGGCGTCGTACTGGCAACCGGCGCACATCGTGACATCCGCTTGGCTCGAGCACGCCCCGTTCGCATTCTGGCTGGCCGACGCCGTCCGTCCGCGTCGCATCGTCGAACTCGGCACGCACTACGGGTTCTCCTTCTTCGTCTTTTCAGAAGCAGCTCGCCGTCTCGAGATCGACATGGAGATCTACGCACTCGATACGTGGGAGGGCGACGACCATTCCGGCCACTACGGCGACGAGGTGTTCGAGTCCGTGAAAGAGGTGGTCGATCGCGAGTATTCGCGCACGAGCCATCTCCTGCGGGGATTGTTCGAGCACTCGCGGTCACTCATCCCCGACGATTCGGTCGATCTCCTGCACATTGATGGCAGGCATGGGTACGACGACGTCAAGCAGGACTTCGAGCAGTGGCGAGATTCCGTGCGCGAAGGGGGGATCGTACTGTTTCACGACGTTGCCGAACGTGATCGCGGTTTCGGAGTGTGGCGGTTGTGGGAAGAACTGTCGTCGCAGTACCCCTCGTTCGAGTTCACTCACGGTCATGGGCTGGGTGTGCTTGCTCTTGGCACTGTTCGCGTCGATGCGTTGACCGAGCTCTTCGGCGCCGACGAATCGACGACGGCACTGATCCGGTCGGACTACGAGCAACTCGGATCGAGAGTCACACGCCAGGCGCAGCTCGAGGCCATGCCCGCGGAGGTCGCATCGCTCCACGACGTCGTCTCGGCACAGACGGCAGAACTCGCGCGGGTGAACAGCGCGCTCGATCAACGCGATGAGGTGCTCGCGGAGTATCTGCACAGCACCAGCTGGAGGATCACTCGGCCCCTGCGAAGCCTCGGCCGATTCCTGGGCCGGGGCAGGGGCGGCTCGGGAGCCTGATGCGACGACGCGCGTGGGGCCGATCCGGGCGAGTCGGCGGCGCCGTCGAGTAGGCTTTGGTTCCGTGCAGATTCGAGAACTGAGCATTCCTGACAGCTACGAGATCACACCGCGACAGTTTCCCGATGATCGTGGCGTTTTCCTCGAGTGGTACCGTTTCGACCGGTTGGCGGAAGTCGTGGGGCATCCGCTCGACCTCGCCCAGGGGAACAGCTCGGTTTCCAAGCGCGGTGTGGTTCGCGGAATCCACTTCGCCGACGTGCCGCCGAGCCAGGCGAAGTACGTCACGGCAGTGCACGGTGCGGTGCTCGACTTCGTCGTCGATGTCAGGGTCGGGTCTCCGACATTCGGGCAGTGGGACTCAGTGCTTCTCGATGATGTCGATCGGCGTGCGATCTACATCGCCGAGGGGCTCGGGCACTGCTTCGTCGCGCTCAGCGACAATGCCACGGTCAGCTACCTGGTGACATCGACGTTCAACGCCGAGCGCGAGCACGGCATCGACCCCACCGACCCGGAGATCGGCCTCGTGTTTCCCGAAGCTGCCGGCGACGTCCTCCTCTCTCCGAAAGACACCGCGGCGCCGAGCCTCGCCGAGGCCGAGGCAGCCGGTCTCCTGCCGACGTGGGGCGCGGCGCGCGCGTACTACGAGCAACTCAACGGAAAGGCCTGACATGCGCGGAATCATCCTGGCCGGCGGGTCTGGAAGTCGGCTCTGGCCGATCACCAAGGGCATCTCGAAGCAGCTCATGCCGATCTACGACAAGCCGATGGTCTATTACCCGCTCTCGACCCTGATGATGGCTGGCATCAACGAGATCCTCATCATCACGACACCCGAGTACAACGCACAGTTCCGTGCGCTCCTCGGCGACGGATCGGCGCTCGGGATGCGGCTCGAATACGCTGTGCAGCCGAGCCCCGACGGACTTGCGCAGGCGTTCATCATCGGCGAGGAGTTCATCGGCGATGACTCGGTCGCGTTGGTCCTCGGCGACAACATCTTCCATGGAACCGGACTGGGCTCCGCCCTCCGCAGAAACAGCGACATCGATGGCGCGCTCATCTTCGCCTACCAGGTGAGCGACGCCACCGCGTATGGTGTCGTGGAGTTCGATGACGAGTTCACCGCCCTTTCCATCGAGGAGAAGCCCGAGGATCCGAAGAGCAACTTCGCCGTGCCCGGGCTGTACTTCTACGACAACGACGTCGTTCGAATCGCCAAGACCATCGAGCCGAGCGCCCGCGGCGAGCTCGAGATCTCGACGGTCAACGAGCGGTACCTCGAGGCTGGAAAGCTCAGCGTCCAGGTCCTGGATCGCGGTACCGCGTGGCTGGACACGGGCACATTCGAATCCATGATGCAGGCCTCGGAGTACGTTCGCGTGATCGAGGACCGGCAAGGGTTCAAGATCGGCTGCATCGAGGAGATCGCGTGGCGAGCGGGCTGGATCGATGATGACCGGTTGGCCGAGTTGGCGGCCCCGCTCGTGAAGAGCGGCTATGGCGCATATCTGCGCACTCTGCTTGCGCAGGGCAGGTCGTAGGTCCGATTCGACGGATACGACGGCCGAGTCTCAGCGGCTCGTTCGACGCACCGCCAACGTCGATCGGAGCCGCAGACCGGTCAGAAGCACGAGACGAACCGGCCAGTTGACCGCGCCGGGGTACTTCTTCTGGATGAAGCGTTCAGCACTTCGGTGATGGGCGCGAACCATCGCGGCCGACTCGCCGGCGGTGGAATGACCGCCGGTATGAGTGACTCGTGCTGCGGGCGTGAACCGGTTCCGCCAGCCTGCGCGGCCCAGGCGATATCCGAGGTCGACGTCTTCGAAGTACATGAAGAAGCCTTCGTCGAAGCCGCCGATCATGTCGAATGCCGCGCGACGCACGAGGACGCAGGCACCGGACAGCCATCCGGCATCGCGCTCAGACGTGGTTGCGGCAGTGGCGTGATAGCGCCGGGTCCATGGGTTCGACGGCCAGACGCTCGAGAACACGGCATGCCCCGAACCGACACGTACTCCGGGTATGACTCGGGCCGACGGGTAGACGCTGCCGTCGTCGTTGAGCGTGAGAGGACCGACTGCGCCGATGTCGTCGGCCGCCCTTCCGACCTCGATCATCCGATCGATCGCACCGGCG encodes:
- a CDS encoding glycosyltransferase family 2 protein yields the protein MSATSSSTIAVVSVSYRSEAELESMLRSLPSAASVAPLVVVADNLPAAGHTKQVVTAAGARYVPMTSNLGYGGAINEAVRGLPPEIEWVMITNPDVVFHAGAIDRMIEVGRAADDIGAVGPLTLNDDGSVYPSARVIPGVRVGSGHAVFSSVWPSNPWTRRYHATAATTSERDAGWLSGACVLVRRAAFDMIGGFDEGFFMYFEDVDLGYRLGRAGWRNRFTPAARVTHTGGHSTAGESAAMVRAHHRSAERFIQKKYPGAVNWPVRLVLLTGLRLRSTLAVRRTSR
- a CDS encoding dTDP-4-dehydrorhamnose 3,5-epimerase family protein translates to MQIRELSIPDSYEITPRQFPDDRGVFLEWYRFDRLAEVVGHPLDLAQGNSSVSKRGVVRGIHFADVPPSQAKYVTAVHGAVLDFVVDVRVGSPTFGQWDSVLLDDVDRRAIYIAEGLGHCFVALSDNATVSYLVTSTFNAEREHGIDPTDPEIGLVFPEAAGDVLLSPKDTAAPSLAEAEAAGLLPTWGAARAYYEQLNGKA
- a CDS encoding class I SAM-dependent methyltransferase — translated: MCGAAHRVYPDAAGKGRRASRAQHLCCSTGLGSRMLMTMLDDDPTRQCAVTSVSAWLSPASYWQPAHIVTSAWLEHAPFAFWLADAVRPRRIVELGTHYGFSFFVFSEAARRLEIDMEIYALDTWEGDDHSGHYGDEVFESVKEVVDREYSRTSHLLRGLFEHSRSLIPDDSVDLLHIDGRHGYDDVKQDFEQWRDSVREGGIVLFHDVAERDRGFGVWRLWEELSSQYPSFEFTHGHGLGVLALGTVRVDALTELFGADESTTALIRSDYEQLGSRVTRQAQLEAMPAEVASLHDVVSAQTAELARVNSALDQRDEVLAEYLHSTSWRITRPLRSLGRFLGRGRGGSGA
- the rfbA gene encoding glucose-1-phosphate thymidylyltransferase RfbA, with the protein product MRGIILAGGSGSRLWPITKGISKQLMPIYDKPMVYYPLSTLMMAGINEILIITTPEYNAQFRALLGDGSALGMRLEYAVQPSPDGLAQAFIIGEEFIGDDSVALVLGDNIFHGTGLGSALRRNSDIDGALIFAYQVSDATAYGVVEFDDEFTALSIEEKPEDPKSNFAVPGLYFYDNDVVRIAKTIEPSARGELEISTVNERYLEAGKLSVQVLDRGTAWLDTGTFESMMQASEYVRVIEDRQGFKIGCIEEIAWRAGWIDDDRLAELAAPLVKSGYGAYLRTLLAQGRS
- the rfbD gene encoding dTDP-4-dehydrorhamnose reductase, which codes for MRYMITGASGMLGRDLQAVLAGRDVTALGRTDLDVTDASAVSAAVRGHDVVLNCAAYTKVDDAESHEDVAFAVNATGPANLATACADHGARFVTISTDYVFDGNATTPYAENRPRDPINAYGRTKAAGEELALERHPDGTFVVRTAWLYGAHGPNFGATMLKLAESKDTWSVVDDQLGQPTWTADLAAQLVAMIDADAPAGIYHGTNSDETTWFGFARAVLEGAGLDPERIRPTDSSAFVRPAARPAYSVLGHDAWNAAGITPLRPWHEALTAAFSSGVFDRS
- the rfbB gene encoding dTDP-glucose 4,6-dehydratase, producing the protein MRILVTGGAGFIGSNFVHHVLANTDHSVTVLDSLTYAGNLASLEGLPENRFRFVKGDIQDAALVDELFVEHDAVVHYAAESHNDNSLDNPRPFLETNIIGTYTLLEAARKHDMRLHHISTDEVYGDLELDDPARFTESTPYNPSSPYSSTKAGSDLLVRAWVRSFGVRATISNCSNNYGPYQHVEKFIPRQITNVLRGERPKLYGTGENVRDWIHANDHSSAVLTILDRGELGETYLIGADGERNNKDVVELILTHLGQAADAYDHVVDRPGHDLRYAIDSTRLRTELGWQPQFADFESGLADTIAWYRDNEAWWAPQKNATEARYKAQGQ